The Leisingera daeponensis DSM 23529 genome includes the window GATGTTCGAGGATTACCCCGAGGATCCCTATGGCGATTACATCGCCGAGGCTGCCCCGGCCGCGCCGGAAGCCCCGGCCAAGGGCGGGCTGCTGTCCCGCGTTCCGTCGCTGATACGCCGCGCCGCGCCTGCGCCGGCCGCCGCAAATGCCTATGCGGCGGCGCTGGAGGAAACCGATGGCGCAGAAGTTTTGGCAGACGGCGAGGCTGGCGAGGACCGGATTTCCCAGAAGATCGCCAACGCCGTCCGCATCCGCCGCGCCGCCAACGTGCCGCCGGAACACGACCCGAACCTGCCCCTGACCAAAGGCCGCGGCACGCGCCCTGCGCCGCTGATCTTCAACCCGGCAGCCGCCCCGGGCGGTCTGCCGCCGGAGCCGCCGCTGACCGCAGCGATGGTCCCGGTGCCGCCGCTGCCGGAAGAGCCGGTCCTGGCCTGGCAGGCGCCGGAAGACGACGCCGCGTTCCCCGAAGCCCCGATTGCAGATCTGCATGATGATACCGATGACGCGGACTTTGCCGCTGAGTCCGGGATGCTGACCCCGGACCACGTGCCGTTTGAGGCGCTGCCGGACCAAGCCGCGTCTGCTGTGCCGCCCGCGCCCGCCCCGGAAAAGCCAAAGACGGCAGGACCGCGCCTGACGGTCGATCTGCCGGTGGCAGAGCCGCGCAAGGCTGTCGTGGAACAGCCGGTGCGCAAGACCGTGCAGCCCTCGGCGCGCGCCAAGGCGGAGGCCCAGCCCAATCTGGCCTTTGACGACAGCGGCAGCGATTTCGAGCTGCCGCCGCTGAGCCTGCTGACCAACCCGGTCGGCATCGAGCGCCACCATCTCAGCGATGAGGCGCTGGAAGAAAACGCCCGGATGCTGGAAACGGTGCTGGACGATTATGGCGTCAAGGGCGAGATCGTCTCGGTCCGCCCCGGCCCGGTGGTGACAATGTACGAGCTGGAGCCGGCCCCGGGCCTCAAGGCCTCCCGCGTGATCGGCCTGGCAGATGACATCGCGCGCTCGATGTCGGCGTTGTCGGCGCGGGTTTCAACGGTGCCGGGCCGCACCGTGATCGGCATCGAACTGCCGAACGAGAAGCGCGAGAAAGTGGTGCTGCGCGAAATCCTGTCGTCCCGCGACTTCGGCGACGGCAACCATGCGCTGCCGCTGGCGCTGGGCAAGGATATCGGCGGCGACGCCATGGTCGCAAATCTCGCCAAGATGCCCCACCTGCTGATCGCGGGCACCACCGGCTCCGGCAAGTCGGTGGCGATCAACACCATGATCCTGTCGCTGCTGTACAAGCTGACCCCGGATGAATGCCGCCTGATCATGATCGACCCCAAGATGCTGGAACTGTCGGTCTATGACGGTATCCCGCATCTGCTGTCGCCCGTTGTGACCGACCCGAAGAAGGCGGTTGTGGCCCTGAAATGGGTGGTGGGCGAGATGGAAGACCGCTACCGCAAGATGTCCAAGATGGGCGTGCGCAACATCGCGGGCTACAATGGCCGGGTGAAGGATGCACTGGCCAAGGGCGAGATGTTCTCGCGCACGGTGCAGACCGGATTTGATGACGACACCGGCGAGCCGGTGTTCGAGACCGAGCAATTCGCCCCCGAGGCGCTGCCCTATATCGTTGTCATCGTCGACGAGATGGCCGACCTGATGATGGT containing:
- a CDS encoding DNA translocase FtsK; protein product: MAFQTRSRDPLLDSNMQAAIEKRGKELIGIALILGGLMVAAMLGSYTPEDPNWTVSTDAPVQNWLGRPGASVSFILITLFGKASWALPLFLSTWGLRFVLHRGEDRVVWPLLLSVPWLLVVALHMETLNASSAWQQNYDFGLGGMVGYTFLGALLALLPVSLHFMVKIMSLLSAAGMLALGCAVLGFTWPEVKKGLHKVTVGLILGYGAVAALLGRGASSGLQAAMTYRKDRAGRAHSAADDAAAYDGADQDPEMFEDYPEDPYGDYIAEAAPAAPEAPAKGGLLSRVPSLIRRAAPAPAAANAYAAALEETDGAEVLADGEAGEDRISQKIANAVRIRRAANVPPEHDPNLPLTKGRGTRPAPLIFNPAAAPGGLPPEPPLTAAMVPVPPLPEEPVLAWQAPEDDAAFPEAPIADLHDDTDDADFAAESGMLTPDHVPFEALPDQAASAVPPAPAPEKPKTAGPRLTVDLPVAEPRKAVVEQPVRKTVQPSARAKAEAQPNLAFDDSGSDFELPPLSLLTNPVGIERHHLSDEALEENARMLETVLDDYGVKGEIVSVRPGPVVTMYELEPAPGLKASRVIGLADDIARSMSALSARVSTVPGRTVIGIELPNEKREKVVLREILSSRDFGDGNHALPLALGKDIGGDAMVANLAKMPHLLIAGTTGSGKSVAINTMILSLLYKLTPDECRLIMIDPKMLELSVYDGIPHLLSPVVTDPKKAVVALKWVVGEMEDRYRKMSKMGVRNIAGYNGRVKDALAKGEMFSRTVQTGFDDDTGEPVFETEQFAPEALPYIVVIVDEMADLMMVAGKEIEACIQRLAQMARASGIHLIMATQRPSVDVITGTIKANFPTRISFQVTSKIDSRTILGEMGAEQLLGMGDMLYMAGGAKITRCHGPFVSDEEVEEVVNHLKQFGPPDYVGSVLDGPDDDKADNIDAVLGLNTGGNTDTEDALYDTAVAIVIKDRKCSTSYIQRKLAIGYNKAARLVEQMEEEGVVSSANHVGKREILVPEQ